A genomic segment from Modestobacter roseus encodes:
- a CDS encoding mycofactocin-coupled SDR family oxidoreductase yields the protein MSARRLEGKVALITGAARGQGRAHAVRLAREGADVIAIDVNKSAGTTAYPGPTPDDLAETARLVEEQGRRVVAREADVRDFAGLSAAVQEGVAELGRLDVVIANAGICSANPSWEISVEQWQETIDTNLTGVFFTAKATVPLLIEQGTGGSIIITSSVAGLRGLPFLGHYAATKHGVVGLARSMANELGQHGIRVNTIHPHGVATGMTVDDLQPLITQHAATLGPIFMQTLPDPVSQPEDIANAVAWLASDEARHVTGIQLPIDLGTLTR from the coding sequence ATGAGCGCACGCCGACTCGAGGGCAAGGTCGCCCTGATCACCGGAGCCGCCCGCGGGCAGGGCCGGGCGCACGCCGTCCGCCTGGCCCGCGAGGGCGCCGACGTCATCGCGATCGACGTCAACAAGTCCGCGGGGACGACGGCCTACCCCGGCCCGACCCCCGACGACCTGGCCGAGACCGCGCGGCTGGTGGAGGAGCAGGGCCGGCGGGTGGTGGCCCGCGAGGCCGACGTCCGGGACTTCGCCGGACTGAGCGCGGCCGTGCAGGAGGGCGTCGCCGAGCTGGGGCGGCTCGACGTGGTGATCGCCAACGCCGGCATCTGCTCGGCCAACCCGTCCTGGGAGATCTCCGTCGAGCAGTGGCAGGAGACGATCGACACCAACCTGACCGGCGTCTTCTTCACCGCGAAGGCCACCGTGCCGCTGCTCATCGAGCAGGGCACCGGCGGCTCGATCATCATCACCAGCTCGGTGGCCGGCCTGCGCGGACTGCCCTTCCTGGGGCACTACGCGGCGACCAAGCACGGCGTGGTCGGGCTGGCCCGGTCGATGGCCAACGAGCTCGGGCAGCACGGCATCCGGGTCAACACCATCCACCCGCACGGTGTCGCCACCGGGATGACGGTCGACGACCTCCAGCCGCTGATCACCCAGCACGCCGCGACACTGGGACCGATCTTCATGCAGACGCTGCCCGACCCCGTCTCCCAGCCGGAGGACATCGCGAACGCGGTCGCCTGGCTGGCCTCCGACGAGGCCCGGCACGTCACCGGCATCCAGCTCCCGATCGACCTCGGGACGCTGACCCGCTGA
- the cutA gene encoding aerobic carbon-monoxide dehydrogenase large subunit, producing MTTKFFGEPVRRREDARLIVGKGRYLDDIDSGAYAAAFVRSPYAHARVVDIDVADALDVDGLLAIYTYEDLTGPMAEPLPVLIPHPQLTAPRTGYPLVRDVARHVGEPVVMVVATDRYVAEDAADRISITWEELPVVVGVDAAERADAVVHPDVPDNIAARHHQETGDVEAALAASTHTLSFTQYFERSASMPMEGKGVHARWDDADSSLRVYSSTQASTSVRAAIAAKLQLSMEKVEVIAPDVGGGFGVKIVHPWPEELLVPMAARLLGHPVKWTEDRREHFISSAHERQQRQEITIGYDDDGRITALDVLVWHDHGAYTPYGIIVPINTATQLLGPYDIPVYRAVVNSVYTNTVIVTPYRGAGRPQGCFAMERAMDRIAQERGLDRLEVRMRNLIQPDQFPYDWGLTFQDGRPLVYDSGDYPGMMDKLRALADWDGFGERRAEAEERGKLRGIGLAPYVEGTGPGPYEGAHVQVLGSGKVLVSTGLTSQGQGHETVFAQLAAAELGVPIEDVEVTTGDTRRFGYAVGTFASRAAVVSGNAVAQAARGVREKALRIAADVLEVDPADLEIDEGLIGVKGTPGATIPLRTVAVLSNPLRYAFDEAARQATQFAGPGDDSKPPVAEGDAPGLEHTDYYSPLRSTFASGAHAAEVEIDPATWEIEIVQYSVVHDCGNVVNPMIVEGQVHGGVAQGVGGALYERMAYDRDGQLTNASFMDFLMPYASEVPPVVIDHQETPSPLNALGIKGAGEAGVIPGSAAIASAIEDAVGRRIAAMPISPTELYDLVRSDTERVINSSPDATGAMA from the coding sequence GTGACCACGAAGTTCTTCGGCGAGCCGGTGCGCCGGCGCGAGGACGCCCGGCTGATCGTCGGCAAGGGCCGCTACCTCGACGACATCGACTCCGGCGCCTACGCCGCAGCCTTCGTCCGCAGCCCCTACGCGCACGCGCGCGTGGTGGACATCGACGTCGCCGACGCCCTGGACGTCGACGGGCTGCTGGCGATCTACACCTACGAGGACCTCACCGGCCCGATGGCCGAGCCGCTGCCGGTGCTCATCCCCCACCCGCAGCTCACCGCCCCGCGCACCGGTTACCCGCTGGTGCGCGACGTCGCGCGGCACGTGGGCGAGCCGGTGGTGATGGTGGTGGCCACCGACCGGTACGTCGCCGAGGACGCCGCGGACCGGATCTCGATCACCTGGGAGGAGCTCCCGGTGGTGGTCGGGGTCGACGCCGCCGAGCGGGCCGACGCCGTCGTCCACCCCGACGTCCCGGACAACATCGCCGCGCGGCACCACCAGGAGACCGGCGACGTCGAGGCGGCGCTGGCCGCGAGCACGCACACGCTCTCCTTCACCCAGTACTTCGAGCGCAGCGCCTCCATGCCGATGGAGGGCAAGGGCGTGCACGCGCGCTGGGACGACGCCGACTCCTCGCTGCGCGTGTACTCGAGCACCCAGGCGTCGACGTCGGTGCGGGCGGCGATCGCGGCGAAGCTGCAGCTGTCGATGGAGAAGGTCGAGGTCATCGCCCCGGACGTGGGCGGCGGGTTCGGCGTGAAGATCGTGCACCCGTGGCCGGAGGAGCTGCTGGTGCCGATGGCCGCCCGGCTGCTCGGGCACCCGGTGAAGTGGACCGAGGACCGGCGCGAGCACTTCATCTCCAGCGCGCACGAGCGGCAGCAGCGCCAGGAGATCACCATCGGCTACGACGACGACGGCCGGATCACCGCCCTCGACGTCCTGGTCTGGCACGACCACGGCGCGTACACGCCCTACGGGATCATCGTGCCGATCAACACCGCGACCCAGCTGCTCGGGCCCTACGACATCCCGGTCTACCGGGCGGTGGTGAACAGCGTCTACACCAACACCGTCATCGTCACGCCGTACCGCGGGGCCGGGCGCCCGCAGGGCTGCTTCGCGATGGAGCGGGCGATGGACCGGATCGCGCAGGAGCGCGGGCTGGACCGGCTGGAGGTGCGGATGCGCAACCTCATCCAGCCCGACCAGTTCCCCTACGACTGGGGCCTGACCTTCCAGGACGGCCGGCCGCTGGTCTACGACTCCGGCGACTACCCGGGGATGATGGACAAGCTGCGGGCGCTGGCCGACTGGGACGGCTTCGGCGAGCGCCGGGCGGAGGCCGAGGAGCGCGGGAAGCTGCGCGGGATCGGGCTGGCCCCCTACGTGGAGGGCACCGGGCCGGGGCCGTACGAGGGCGCGCACGTGCAGGTGCTGGGCAGCGGGAAGGTGCTGGTCTCCACCGGGCTGACGTCGCAGGGGCAGGGGCACGAGACGGTGTTCGCCCAGCTGGCGGCGGCCGAGCTCGGCGTGCCGATCGAGGACGTCGAGGTGACCACCGGCGACACCCGGCGGTTCGGCTATGCGGTGGGCACCTTCGCCTCGCGGGCCGCGGTGGTCAGCGGCAACGCGGTCGCCCAGGCGGCGCGCGGGGTGCGGGAGAAGGCGCTGCGGATCGCCGCCGACGTGCTGGAGGTCGACCCGGCCGACCTGGAGATCGACGAGGGCCTGATCGGGGTCAAGGGGACGCCGGGGGCGACGATCCCGCTGCGCACGGTGGCGGTGCTGTCCAACCCGCTGCGGTACGCCTTCGACGAGGCGGCGCGGCAGGCCACCCAGTTCGCCGGGCCGGGCGACGACTCGAAGCCGCCGGTGGCCGAGGGCGACGCACCGGGGCTGGAGCACACCGACTACTACTCGCCGCTGCGCTCGACGTTCGCCTCCGGCGCGCACGCAGCGGAGGTGGAGATCGACCCGGCGACGTGGGAGATCGAGATCGTGCAGTACTCGGTGGTGCACGACTGCGGCAACGTGGTGAACCCGATGATCGTCGAGGGCCAGGTGCACGGCGGGGTGGCGCAGGGCGTGGGCGGGGCGCTGTACGAGCGGATGGCCTACGACCGCGACGGGCAGCTGACCAACGCCTCGTTCATGGACTTCCTCATGCCCTACGCGAGCGAGGTGCCGCCGGTGGTGATCGACCACCAGGAGACCCCGTCGCCGCTGAACGCGCTGGGCATCAAGGGCGCCGGCGAGGCCGGCGTCATCCCGGGGTCGGCGGCCATCGCCTCGGCGATCGAGGACGCGGTGGGACGGCGGATCGCGGCGATGCCGATCTCGCCGACGGAGCTGTACGACCTGGTGCGCTCGGACACCGAGCGCGTGATCAACTCTTCTCCCGACGCGACTGGAGCGATGGCATGA
- a CDS encoding organic hydroperoxide resistance protein: protein MAAVYTAIATATGEGRNGHTRTSDGSVDLDLKVPTEMGGPGGGANPEQLFAAGYAACFHGALKVVARNQKVSFTDSAVTAEVGIGPNDAGGFALEVALHVELGGVDQAAAEQLVQAAHQVCPYSNATRGNIPVTLQTTVA, encoded by the coding sequence ATGGCTGCCGTCTACACCGCCATCGCCACCGCCACGGGTGAGGGCCGCAACGGCCACACCCGCACTTCCGACGGATCGGTCGACCTCGACCTCAAGGTCCCCACCGAGATGGGGGGCCCCGGTGGCGGCGCGAACCCCGAGCAGCTCTTCGCCGCGGGCTACGCCGCCTGCTTCCACGGTGCCCTGAAGGTGGTGGCCCGCAACCAGAAGGTCTCCTTCACCGACTCCGCGGTCACGGCCGAGGTGGGCATCGGCCCGAACGACGCCGGCGGGTTCGCTCTCGAGGTCGCCCTGCACGTCGAGCTCGGCGGTGTCGACCAGGCGGCGGCCGAGCAGCTGGTGCAGGCCGCCCACCAGGTGTGCCCCTACTCCAACGCCACCCGCGGCAACATCCCGGTGACCCTGCAGACGACCGTCGCCTGA
- a CDS encoding TetR/AcrR family transcriptional regulator, whose protein sequence is MTTAAPTSEARERLLRTASTLFYAEGLRAVGVDRVIAEASVTRATFYRHFPGKEDLVVAYLHGVDRAVRDRAGVVPTGAAEAARWLHALTAMVGDTVCGVGFRGCAFINAAAEYPDPASPVRRAVRAHREWLEDGVRTAFATVGHPDPADAARRWLVLRDGAMVAGYLADPAHAQATLEAGVRELLAQAPAS, encoded by the coding sequence ATGACCACCGCAGCGCCGACGTCGGAGGCCCGGGAACGACTGCTGCGCACCGCGTCGACGCTCTTCTACGCCGAGGGGCTGCGCGCCGTCGGGGTCGACCGGGTGATCGCGGAGGCCTCCGTGACCCGGGCGACCTTCTACCGGCACTTCCCCGGCAAGGAGGACCTGGTGGTCGCCTACCTGCACGGCGTCGACCGGGCGGTCCGCGACCGGGCCGGCGTCGTCCCGACCGGGGCGGCCGAGGCGGCACGCTGGCTGCACGCCCTGACCGCGATGGTCGGCGACACGGTGTGCGGCGTCGGCTTCCGCGGCTGCGCCTTCATCAACGCCGCCGCCGAGTACCCCGATCCGGCCAGCCCGGTACGGCGTGCGGTGCGCGCCCACCGGGAGTGGCTGGAGGACGGCGTGCGGACGGCCTTCGCCACGGTCGGGCACCCCGACCCGGCCGACGCGGCTCGGCGCTGGCTGGTGCTGCGCGACGGGGCGATGGTCGCCGGCTACCTCGCCGACCCGGCGCACGCGCAGGCGACGCTCGAGGCCGGGGTGCGTGAACTGCTCGCGCAGGCGCCTGCCAGCTGA
- a CDS encoding FdrA family protein, whose translation MTPTHVSLRSGVYADSVRLMQVSREIGARDGVSAVLVAMATPLNLELAAGMGLAPDGGAQPDQLLIALRATDDAELTAAVAAVEAALTAREDRGSAQAIPARTVGAALADAADPALAIVSVPGQYAVAEAADAIAAGRSVLVFSDGVPVEHEVALKRAAHEAGVLVMGPDCGTAIVSGVALGFANVVRRGPVGLVAASGTGAQQVSCLLDAAGVGVSHVLGVGGRDLSTAVGGLATLDALAALDEDPATERVLLVSKPPAPEVAERVQQAAAQLSTPVRSAALSPESPDLTAAVEALLGDLGVAVPEWPARPGAADAVPPGAVLKGFYSGGTLADEAMLIAAPALGDVRSNTPLRPELDLDTGQGTDLRATGHVVVDFGDDALTVGRAHPMIDPTLRLEAIAALAQSGEPAVLLLDVVLGHGADPDPAAALAPALQAAGLPVVVALVGTEADPQGWSRQADALAEAGAAVYASNAQATRYALDLIGEHA comes from the coding sequence GTGACCCCCACCCACGTCTCCCTGCGCAGTGGCGTCTATGCCGACTCGGTGCGGTTGATGCAGGTCAGCCGAGAGATCGGTGCCCGCGACGGGGTCAGCGCCGTCCTGGTCGCGATGGCCACGCCGCTCAACCTCGAGCTGGCCGCCGGCATGGGCCTGGCGCCCGACGGCGGCGCCCAGCCCGACCAGCTGCTCATCGCGCTCCGCGCCACCGACGACGCCGAGCTGACCGCCGCGGTCGCCGCCGTCGAGGCCGCGCTCACCGCCCGCGAGGACCGCGGCTCGGCCCAGGCGATCCCCGCCCGCACCGTGGGTGCGGCCCTCGCCGACGCGGCCGACCCGGCGCTGGCCATCGTCAGCGTCCCCGGGCAGTACGCGGTCGCCGAGGCCGCCGACGCGATCGCCGCCGGCCGCAGCGTGCTGGTGTTCAGCGACGGCGTGCCGGTCGAGCACGAGGTCGCCCTCAAGCGGGCCGCGCACGAGGCCGGCGTGCTGGTCATGGGCCCCGACTGCGGCACCGCGATCGTCTCCGGCGTCGCGCTGGGCTTCGCCAACGTCGTCCGCCGCGGCCCGGTCGGCCTGGTCGCCGCCAGCGGCACCGGCGCCCAGCAGGTCAGCTGCCTGCTCGACGCCGCCGGCGTCGGCGTCTCGCACGTGCTCGGCGTCGGCGGCCGCGACCTGTCGACGGCGGTCGGCGGGCTGGCCACCCTCGACGCGCTCGCCGCCCTGGACGAGGACCCGGCCACCGAGCGGGTGCTGCTGGTCTCCAAGCCGCCGGCGCCCGAGGTCGCCGAGCGGGTGCAGCAGGCTGCCGCGCAGCTCTCGACGCCGGTCCGCTCGGCCGCGCTGTCGCCGGAGTCGCCCGACCTCACGGCCGCCGTCGAGGCGCTGCTCGGTGATCTCGGCGTCGCCGTCCCCGAGTGGCCCGCCCGGCCCGGCGCCGCCGACGCCGTCCCGCCCGGTGCGGTCCTCAAGGGCTTCTACTCCGGCGGCACCCTCGCCGACGAGGCGATGCTGATCGCCGCCCCCGCGCTGGGCGACGTCCGCTCCAACACCCCGCTGCGGCCCGAGCTCGACCTCGACACGGGGCAGGGCACGGACCTGCGGGCGACCGGCCACGTCGTCGTCGACTTCGGCGACGACGCGCTGACCGTCGGCCGCGCGCACCCGATGATCGACCCGACGCTGCGGCTGGAGGCGATCGCGGCCCTGGCGCAGAGCGGTGAGCCGGCGGTCCTGCTGCTCGACGTCGTCCTCGGCCACGGCGCCGACCCCGACCCGGCCGCTGCCCTCGCTCCCGCGCTGCAGGCCGCGGGCCTGCCGGTCGTCGTCGCGCTGGTCGGCACCGAGGCCGACCCGCAGGGCTGGTCGCGGCAGGCCGACGCCCTCGCCGAGGCCGGCGCCGCGGTCTACGCCAGCAACGCCCAGGCCACCCGGTACGCCCTCGACCTGATCGGAGAGCACGCGTGA
- a CDS encoding lysophospholipid acyltransferase family protein, with product MDAYPVVRALARPLVLGMFRPRVEGIEHLPATGPVILAGNHPSTLDQFFPPLLTRRRVTYLAKNEFFTRPGLSGRALRWLMESIGMVPLDRGGANAADAALRRGGQVLGEGGLLGIYPEGTRSPDGRLHRGKTGVARLALATGAPVVPVAVIGSYALYPAGARWPRPGRVTVRFGEPMDFSAEPADDPAVLRRITDQVMAELQRLSGDEYVDRYAADVKAEIRGRAA from the coding sequence GTGGACGCCTACCCCGTCGTCCGTGCCCTGGCGCGGCCCCTGGTCCTCGGCATGTTCCGGCCCCGCGTGGAGGGCATCGAGCACCTCCCGGCGACCGGGCCGGTGATCCTGGCCGGCAACCACCCCTCCACCCTCGACCAGTTCTTCCCGCCGCTGCTCACCCGGCGGCGGGTGACCTACCTGGCCAAGAACGAGTTCTTCACCCGTCCCGGACTGTCCGGTCGGGCGCTGCGCTGGCTGATGGAGAGCATCGGCATGGTCCCCCTGGACCGCGGGGGCGCCAACGCGGCGGACGCGGCCCTGCGCCGAGGCGGCCAGGTGCTCGGCGAGGGTGGCCTGCTGGGCATCTACCCGGAGGGCACCCGGTCGCCCGACGGCCGGCTGCACCGCGGCAAGACCGGCGTCGCGCGACTGGCGCTGGCCACCGGGGCCCCCGTCGTCCCGGTGGCCGTCATCGGCAGCTATGCGCTGTACCCGGCGGGGGCTCGGTGGCCCCGGCCCGGGCGGGTGACCGTCCGGTTCGGCGAGCCGATGGACTTCTCGGCGGAGCCCGCCGACGACCCCGCCGTCCTCCGCCGGATCACCGACCAGGTCATGGCCGAGCTCCAGCGGCTCTCCGGTGACGAGTACGTCGACCGGTACGCAGCCGACGTCAAGGCCGAGATCCGGGGACGCGCTGCCTGA
- a CDS encoding TetR family transcriptional regulator, protein MPDVSLREQHRLASWRALQAAAVRLVGERGFAAVTVDDVAGAAGVSRRTFFNHFPTKAAALFDPDPDDAARLDQLLAAADGEPDLWAALRGVWLGFLDGAQALQLAAVRRQLVDDPELAAYVRSAYRFVEDAMERWASRRQAADPFTSSLAVHAAGAAVATAFGTWSPRDDPAGFLPAVARGFDALAPAFR, encoded by the coding sequence GTGCCCGACGTCTCCCTCCGCGAGCAGCACCGCCTGGCCAGCTGGCGCGCCCTGCAGGCGGCCGCCGTCCGGCTGGTGGGGGAGCGTGGCTTCGCTGCCGTCACCGTCGACGACGTGGCGGGGGCGGCGGGCGTCTCCCGGCGGACCTTCTTCAACCACTTCCCGACCAAGGCCGCGGCCCTGTTCGACCCCGACCCGGACGACGCCGCGCGTCTCGACCAGTTGCTCGCCGCCGCCGACGGGGAACCGGACCTGTGGGCCGCCCTGCGCGGGGTCTGGCTCGGTTTCCTCGACGGGGCGCAGGCGCTGCAACTCGCCGCGGTCCGCCGGCAGCTGGTGGACGACCCGGAGCTGGCCGCCTACGTCCGCTCGGCGTACCGGTTCGTCGAGGACGCGATGGAGCGCTGGGCATCCCGGCGCCAGGCCGCCGACCCGTTCACCTCGTCGCTCGCGGTGCACGCCGCCGGCGCCGCGGTCGCCACCGCCTTCGGCACCTGGTCGCCCCGGGACGACCCGGCGGGCTTCCTGCCCGCCGTCGCCCGGGGCTTCGACGCCCTGGCGCCGGCTTTCCGCTGA
- a CDS encoding FAD binding domain-containing protein, producing the protein MKPAPFGYADPSSVEEALRLLDTEGAKVLAGGQSLLPLLSMRLAAPTTLVDINRVPGLDRIEAGADGVRVGALVRHASLLASAEAAAVQPLLARATANVAHPAIRNRGTTVGSIAHADPSGEMTAVLALTDGSVTVATPGGPETIGWRDFFVGPLETSVHGPAVVTEAFFPALPERSGTAFAEIARRKGDYAVCGAAVVVTLDADRRVAAARAAYLSVGLVPEVHDLTDAVGGQPVDTADWTAAGELARGLVEPDGDLHASADYRRLLVATLTARTLADAAAEAASRTEQR; encoded by the coding sequence GTGAAGCCCGCCCCGTTCGGCTACGCCGACCCGTCGTCGGTCGAGGAGGCGCTGCGCCTGCTCGACACCGAGGGCGCCAAGGTGCTCGCCGGCGGCCAGTCCCTGCTGCCGCTGCTGTCCATGCGCCTGGCCGCGCCCACCACGCTGGTCGACATCAACCGGGTGCCCGGGCTGGACCGGATCGAGGCCGGCGCCGACGGCGTCCGGGTGGGGGCCCTGGTGCGGCACGCGTCGCTGCTGGCCTCGGCCGAGGCCGCCGCCGTCCAGCCGCTGCTGGCCCGGGCGACGGCGAACGTGGCCCACCCGGCGATCCGGAACCGGGGGACGACGGTCGGCTCGATCGCGCACGCCGACCCCTCGGGGGAGATGACCGCGGTGCTGGCGCTGACGGACGGGTCCGTCACGGTCGCCACCCCGGGCGGGCCGGAGACCATCGGCTGGCGCGACTTCTTCGTCGGGCCGCTGGAGACCTCGGTGCACGGGCCCGCCGTCGTCACCGAGGCGTTCTTCCCCGCCCTGCCGGAGCGTTCGGGAACGGCGTTCGCCGAGATCGCCCGGCGCAAGGGCGACTACGCGGTGTGCGGCGCGGCCGTCGTCGTCACCCTGGACGCCGACCGCCGGGTCGCCGCGGCGCGCGCCGCCTACCTGTCGGTGGGGCTGGTGCCCGAGGTGCACGACCTGACCGACGCGGTCGGCGGTCAGCCGGTCGACACCGCCGACTGGACGGCGGCCGGCGAGCTGGCCCGCGGCCTGGTCGAGCCGGACGGCGACCTGCACGCCAGCGCCGACTACCGCAGGCTGCTGGTGGCCACGCTGACCGCCCGCACCCTGGCCGACGCCGCGGCCGAGGCAGCCTCCCGGACGGAGCAGCGATGA
- a CDS encoding (2Fe-2S)-binding protein has translation MTEQTRQITVTVNGVAREASVPVRWLLSDVLRHEFGLTGTHVGCEHGVCGACTVLVDGEATRSCLVLAVQVDGHEVTTVEGLSRPDHQGGEVLHPVQEAFRECHALQCGFCTPGFLTTIAAGLDARDASVPISDDEVDELVGGNLCRCTGYANIKKACHRAAETMREAAR, from the coding sequence ATGACCGAGCAGACCCGGCAGATCACCGTCACCGTGAACGGTGTTGCACGTGAAGCATCCGTACCGGTGCGGTGGCTGCTGTCCGACGTCCTGCGGCACGAGTTCGGGCTGACCGGCACGCACGTCGGCTGCGAGCACGGGGTGTGCGGGGCCTGCACGGTGCTGGTCGACGGCGAGGCGACCCGCTCCTGCCTGGTGCTCGCCGTGCAGGTCGACGGGCACGAGGTGACCACCGTCGAGGGCCTCAGCCGGCCCGACCACCAGGGCGGGGAGGTGCTGCACCCGGTCCAGGAGGCGTTCCGCGAGTGCCACGCCCTGCAGTGCGGCTTCTGCACCCCGGGCTTCCTGACCACGATCGCCGCGGGTCTGGACGCCCGGGACGCGTCGGTGCCGATCTCCGACGACGAGGTCGACGAGCTGGTCGGCGGCAACCTGTGCCGCTGCACCGGCTACGCCAACATCAAGAAGGCCTGCCACCGCGCGGCCGAGACGATGCGCGAGGCGGCCCGGTGA
- a CDS encoding DUF1116 domain-containing protein, which translates to MNPLLSAAPAIVAAGVEVFSAAVRAQGASVTDVDWRPPGFGAAADLAQLALDRRRAAANRTAVERLLAAGSHLVDVRPAREVLDLGDRMLLHSGPPLTWETASGPMRGALIGACLFEGWASSVEDAERVLAAGEITLDSCHHHRAVGPMAGVTSPSMWMWCLTDPVHGGQAFCNLNEGLGKVLRMGAFNDEVLTRLAWMRDVLGPLLQQAVRSRPEPLDVKAVLAQMLQMGDEGHNRNRAGSLMTLRELSPAIVAVDAPSADIAAALAFIGGNEHFFLNLGMPSAKLALDAARDVPGSTMVTVMSRNGTEFGIQTAGTGDRWFTGPANTPVGLFLGDYGPDDANPDIGDSAIMETYGIGGFAMAAAPAIVRFVGGTVPDALATTERMYQLTLAENPAMQIPILGFRGSPTGIDVLQVARTGWLPQINTGMAGRVAGTGQVGAGLVQPPQQCFEQALTALAEESRAAG; encoded by the coding sequence GTGAACCCGCTGCTGTCGGCCGCGCCCGCGATCGTCGCCGCGGGGGTCGAGGTCTTCTCCGCCGCCGTCCGGGCCCAGGGCGCGTCGGTCACCGACGTCGACTGGCGCCCGCCGGGCTTCGGCGCCGCCGCCGACCTCGCCCAGCTGGCCCTCGACCGGCGCCGCGCCGCGGCCAACCGGACGGCGGTCGAGCGGCTGCTCGCCGCCGGTTCGCACCTGGTCGACGTCCGGCCGGCCCGGGAGGTGCTCGACCTCGGCGACCGCATGCTGCTGCACTCCGGCCCCCCGCTGACCTGGGAGACGGCGTCCGGCCCGATGCGCGGCGCGCTCATCGGAGCCTGCCTGTTCGAGGGCTGGGCGTCGTCGGTCGAGGACGCCGAGCGGGTCCTCGCCGCCGGCGAGATCACGCTGGACTCCTGCCACCACCACCGCGCGGTCGGCCCGATGGCCGGGGTGACCAGCCCGTCGATGTGGATGTGGTGCCTGACCGACCCCGTCCACGGCGGGCAGGCGTTCTGCAACCTCAACGAGGGCCTGGGCAAGGTGCTGCGCATGGGCGCCTTCAACGACGAGGTGCTCACCCGGCTGGCCTGGATGCGCGACGTCCTCGGCCCGCTGCTGCAGCAGGCCGTCCGCTCGCGCCCGGAGCCGCTCGACGTCAAGGCCGTGCTCGCGCAGATGCTGCAGATGGGCGACGAGGGGCACAACCGCAACCGGGCCGGCTCGCTGATGACGCTGCGCGAGCTGTCCCCGGCGATCGTCGCCGTCGACGCGCCGTCGGCCGACATCGCCGCCGCGCTGGCCTTCATCGGCGGCAACGAGCACTTCTTCCTCAACCTGGGCATGCCGTCGGCGAAGCTCGCGCTGGACGCCGCCCGCGACGTCCCCGGCTCGACGATGGTCACCGTGATGTCGCGGAACGGCACCGAGTTCGGCATCCAGACCGCCGGCACCGGCGACCGCTGGTTCACCGGCCCGGCGAACACCCCGGTCGGCCTGTTCCTCGGCGACTACGGCCCGGACGACGCCAACCCCGACATCGGCGACTCGGCGATCATGGAGACCTACGGCATCGGCGGGTTCGCCATGGCGGCGGCGCCGGCGATCGTCCGGTTCGTCGGCGGCACCGTTCCCGACGCCCTGGCGACGACGGAGCGGATGTACCAGCTCACCCTGGCCGAGAACCCGGCGATGCAGATCCCGATCCTGGGCTTCCGCGGCTCACCGACCGGGATCGACGTCCTGCAGGTGGCACGCACCGGCTGGCTGCCGCAGATCAACACCGGCATGGCCGGCCGGGTCGCCGGCACCGGCCAGGTCGGCGCCGGCCTGGTGCAGCCGCCGCAGCAGTGCTTCGAGCAGGCGCTGACCGCGCTGGCCGAGGAGTCCCGCGCGGCGGGGTGA